The Halorussus salinus genome includes a region encoding these proteins:
- a CDS encoding twin-arginine translocation signal domain-containing protein, translated as MHDTDIDRREFLKKSAVAPVGLAGVLSQDEPSAARTARRVVLDYPERLEGGPRQKILLMTDRDEENSDVSEVAGCAFADWPPTDVGVWEGIIVDWESAAGDLRSMFSGAQPVVRANRLVELDTIYVDEQDSPVPLGTPFVANRVEECPGEWVGLNATQIPGVEIRTGPGVSTGE; from the coding sequence ATGCACGACACGGACATCGACAGACGGGAGTTCCTGAAGAAGAGCGCGGTCGCACCGGTGGGGCTGGCTGGCGTGTTGTCGCAGGACGAACCGTCCGCCGCGCGCACGGCGAGACGCGTCGTCTTGGACTATCCCGAGCGCCTCGAAGGGGGACCCAGACAGAAGATACTGCTCATGACCGACCGAGACGAGGAGAACTCGGACGTGAGCGAGGTGGCGGGGTGCGCGTTCGCCGACTGGCCGCCGACCGACGTAGGCGTCTGGGAGGGTATCATCGTCGATTGGGAGAGCGCGGCGGGGGACTTGCGGTCAATGTTCTCCGGTGCCCAACCGGTGGTTCGCGCGAACAGACTCGTCGAACTCGACACCATCTACGTGGACGAACAGGACTCGCCCGTCCCGCTGGGGACGCCGTTCGTCGCCAACCGCGTCGAGGAGTGTCCGGGCGAGTGGGTCGGACTGAACGCGACCCAGATTCCCGGCGTAGAAATCAGGACCGGTCCCGGCGTCAGCACCGGCGAGTAA
- a CDS encoding alkaline phosphatase family protein — MSDGSVYVFGLDGVPPELVDRGIDAGRLPNFERMRGEGTDGTTRSTVPPLSMIAWSSFATGRNPGNHGVYNFMLKEEGGYGTNFVNADTLREQSVPVWEYLDAEGRRSGVMNVMPGYPPSRTSGFHISDNITTPSSGSYAFPDQLEADIESRVGEYDVDPYESYDDGTDEENLGGLLDAFFEIERKRIEVAKMLVDEYGCDFYSLVFSGPDNVLHVLGHVLDETHPKHDPDVAARYDDKPLQLLELYDDFLGWVMERMDDEDTMMVLSDHGHGPIYQTINLNSWLHQAGYLELEDRPWTRLKQFGYNHVYDAVETAMSELNLFSKLKMGVARTSGDGSGPDLAELLTISRKDIDWSRTAAFTVASGGQIYLNTDDHDEGAISPEMYDDVRESLREELLAIEHPERGERVIDSVLYGEDVYGDEYDETRPDLVCMPAPGYQIQYPQTMKTKRVFADPPKTGSHTSQHEMHGIFYAWGGPVESETGVTVDLTDFAPTACSLLDVPVPEEMDGEVRDDVVDVRGERERFDGKVEAKRAVREVVGDIEQ, encoded by the coding sequence ATGAGCGACGGCTCAGTCTACGTCTTCGGGCTGGACGGCGTACCGCCCGAACTGGTTGATAGAGGCATCGACGCGGGACGACTCCCCAACTTCGAGCGGATGCGCGGCGAGGGCACCGATGGGACGACGCGCTCTACGGTCCCGCCCCTCTCGATGATAGCGTGGAGTTCGTTCGCCACGGGGCGCAACCCCGGCAACCACGGCGTCTACAACTTCATGCTCAAAGAGGAGGGCGGGTACGGCACCAACTTCGTCAACGCCGACACCCTCCGCGAGCAGTCGGTGCCCGTCTGGGAGTATCTGGACGCCGAGGGCAGACGCTCGGGCGTGATGAACGTCATGCCGGGGTATCCCCCGTCGCGGACCTCCGGGTTCCACATCTCGGACAACATCACGACGCCCTCGTCGGGGTCGTACGCCTTCCCCGACCAGTTGGAGGCGGACATCGAATCGCGCGTCGGCGAGTACGACGTGGACCCCTACGAGAGCTACGACGACGGGACCGACGAGGAGAACCTCGGCGGACTCCTCGACGCCTTCTTCGAAATCGAGCGAAAGCGCATCGAGGTCGCCAAGATGCTCGTGGACGAGTACGGCTGTGACTTCTACTCGCTGGTCTTCTCCGGCCCCGACAACGTGTTGCACGTCCTCGGGCACGTGCTGGACGAGACTCATCCGAAGCACGACCCCGACGTTGCGGCGCGGTACGACGACAAGCCCCTCCAACTGCTGGAACTCTACGACGACTTCTTGGGCTGGGTCATGGAGCGCATGGACGACGAGGACACCATGATGGTCCTCTCGGACCACGGCCACGGTCCCATCTACCAGACCATCAACCTCAACTCGTGGCTCCATCAGGCGGGCTACCTCGAACTCGAAGACCGGCCGTGGACCCGCCTCAAGCAGTTCGGCTACAACCACGTCTACGACGCCGTGGAGACGGCGATGAGCGAACTCAACCTGTTCTCGAAGCTCAAGATGGGTGTCGCCCGCACCAGCGGCGACGGCTCCGGCCCGGACCTCGCGGAACTGCTGACCATCTCCCGGAAGGACATCGACTGGAGTCGGACCGCGGCGTTCACCGTCGCCAGCGGCGGCCAAATCTATCTGAACACCGACGACCACGACGAGGGCGCGATTTCGCCCGAGATGTACGACGACGTGCGCGAAAGCCTGCGCGAGGAGCTACTGGCCATCGAACACCCCGAGCGCGGCGAGCGCGTCATCGACTCGGTGCTGTACGGCGAGGACGTGTACGGCGACGAGTACGACGAGACGCGCCCGGACCTCGTCTGCATGCCCGCGCCGGGCTACCAGATTCAGTACCCCCAGACGATGAAGACCAAGCGCGTGTTCGCCGACCCGCCCAAGACCGGTTCCCACACCTCCCAACACGAGATGCACGGCATCTTCTACGCGTGGGGCGGTCCCGTCGAGAGCGAGACCGGCGTGACGGTGGACCTCACCGACTTCGCGCCGACGGCCTGCTCGCTACTGGACGTGCCGGTGCCCGAGGAGATGGACGGCGAGGTCCGCGACGACGTGGTGGACGTGCGCGGCGAGCGCGAGCGGTTCGACGGGAAGGTCGAGGCGAAGCGCGCGGTGCGGGAAGTGGTCGGAGACATCGAACAGTAA
- a CDS encoding Gfo/Idh/MocA family protein, whose amino-acid sequence MSQAEKLRVGVVGGGYIGTTVGAQFNTDPRSTVTALADVNPETRRTAGESLYVGEGSQYEEYREMFDAEPLDAVLVATPHTLHYEMVTAALDRDLHVFCDKPLTTDLEEARDLAERDEETDRVLMVGYQRHLNPAFQTARERWQGSDAPSSADAATGTDAASGDSDADAGSTADAASNPEPDFVSAEITQNWISRFEDTWRTDPDLSGGGNLYDTGSHLVDAVLWTTGLVPEEVSAEMVFADDEGRVDERAILTVEFKNGAHGTISVHSDAPCVREHIHVWDDEGAVYLEGRQWEERELERVEADSTTVIPYIDRSQQRTKAEAFLDCIETGEEPPATARDALAVTALTEAAYESARSGEKVAVELN is encoded by the coding sequence ATGTCTCAGGCCGAGAAACTCCGAGTGGGCGTCGTCGGCGGCGGCTACATCGGAACCACGGTGGGCGCACAGTTCAACACCGACCCGCGCTCGACGGTGACGGCGCTGGCGGACGTGAATCCCGAGACCAGACGCACCGCTGGCGAGAGTCTTTACGTCGGCGAGGGGTCTCAGTACGAGGAGTACCGCGAGATGTTCGACGCCGAACCGCTCGACGCGGTACTCGTCGCCACGCCTCACACGCTCCACTACGAGATGGTGACGGCGGCGCTCGACCGGGACCTCCACGTCTTCTGCGACAAGCCGCTGACGACCGACTTGGAGGAGGCCCGCGACCTCGCGGAGCGCGACGAGGAGACCGACCGAGTCCTGATGGTCGGCTACCAGCGCCACCTCAACCCGGCGTTCCAGACCGCCCGCGAGCGGTGGCAGGGGAGCGACGCCCCGAGCAGTGCGGACGCCGCGACCGGCACCGACGCCGCGAGCGGCGACTCGGACGCGGACGCCGGTTCGACCGCGGACGCGGCGTCGAACCCGGAACCGGACTTCGTGAGCGCCGAAATCACGCAGAACTGGATTTCCCGGTTCGAGGACACGTGGCGGACCGACCCGGACCTCTCGGGCGGCGGGAACCTCTACGACACCGGGAGCCACCTCGTGGACGCCGTGCTGTGGACCACCGGACTCGTCCCCGAGGAGGTCAGCGCCGAGATGGTGTTCGCCGACGACGAGGGCCGGGTGGACGAGCGCGCAATCCTGACCGTCGAGTTCAAGAACGGTGCCCACGGAACCATCTCGGTCCACAGCGACGCGCCCTGCGTCCGCGAACACATCCACGTCTGGGACGACGAGGGCGCGGTCTACCTCGAAGGCCGCCAGTGGGAGGAGCGCGAACTCGAACGCGTCGAGGCCGACAGCACGACGGTCATCCCCTACATCGACCGGAGCCAACAGCGCACGAAGGCCGAGGCGTTCCTCGATTGCATCGAGACCGGCGAGGAACCGCCCGCCACGGCCCGCGACGCGCTGGCCGTGACGGCGTTGACGGAAGCGGCCTACGAGTCGGCGCGGAGTGGGGAGAAGGTGGCAGTCGAACTGAATTGA
- a CDS encoding twin-arginine translocation signal domain-containing protein — protein sequence MTENDTIIDGIADESSRRSFMKKSAIASGGLAMGLSGTGTVAAQDGGDQNGDAMRGLMFNTQFHPRARFEVNSQAIDWAPIETDQQGDNFLADPNDELLFDDPEVFANFNTRVIDYRIGRQSWALLFPYEQANVQQGQTYQLSPAFSPYGPDDFQQFGIDQGDYDGFYGPDQSQYANQGYNELGMVTVEFSPVGGDGGGGGGDGGTQGDGNQTDGNETA from the coding sequence CGACGGAATCGCGGACGAATCGTCTCGTCGGTCGTTCATGAAGAAGAGCGCCATCGCCTCCGGGGGCCTCGCGATGGGCCTCTCGGGGACGGGGACGGTCGCGGCACAGGACGGAGGCGACCAGAACGGGGACGCCATGCGCGGGCTGATGTTCAACACGCAGTTCCACCCGCGCGCCCGGTTCGAAGTGAACTCCCAAGCCATCGACTGGGCACCGATAGAGACCGACCAGCAGGGCGACAACTTCCTCGCGGACCCGAACGACGAACTGCTGTTCGACGACCCCGAAGTGTTCGCCAACTTCAACACCCGCGTCATCGACTACCGAATCGGCCGCCAGTCGTGGGCGCTCCTGTTCCCCTACGAACAGGCGAACGTCCAGCAGGGCCAGACCTACCAATTGAGTCCGGCGTTCAGTCCCTACGGTCCCGATGACTTCCAGCAGTTCGGCATCGACCAAGGCGACTACGACGGATTCTACGGCCCGGACCAGAGCCAGTACGCCAACCAAGGCTACAACGAACTCGGCATGGTCACCGTCGAGTTCTCGCCCGTCGGTGGCGACGGCGGCGGTGGCGGCGGTGACGGCGGAACGCAGGGCGACGGCAATCAGACCGACGGAAACGAGACCGCCTGA
- a CDS encoding glycosyltransferase family 2 protein, with product MSLQVAEGEGVAHSAEQRLGSAHVVVGIPAYNEESGIGSTVLGVKRWADDVVVVDDGSTDRTPEIAEQADVTVLRHERNRGKGAAVRTLFDHAQQAECDALVLLDADGQHDPADVPSLAEPVVDDNADMVIGSRYLADDPDDETPAYRRVGQVLLDYCTSRVTGGEDLTDTQSGYRAFSPEALETLSLTTDGMGVESEMIDSATSEDLTIAERAIDARYDDLEGQTHNPVKHGLAVLAFLARLAKRRRPTSPRDNS from the coding sequence ATGAGTTTACAGGTAGCCGAGGGCGAGGGAGTCGCCCACTCTGCCGAGCAACGTCTCGGCAGCGCCCACGTCGTCGTCGGCATCCCCGCGTACAACGAGGAGAGCGGTATCGGGAGTACCGTCCTCGGGGTCAAGCGGTGGGCCGACGACGTGGTGGTGGTAGACGACGGCAGTACCGACAGGACTCCCGAAATCGCCGAACAGGCCGACGTGACGGTGTTGCGCCACGAGCGAAACCGGGGCAAGGGAGCCGCGGTCCGGACCCTGTTCGACCACGCCCAGCAGGCCGAATGCGACGCGCTGGTCCTGCTGGACGCCGACGGTCAGCACGACCCCGCCGACGTGCCCTCGCTGGCCGAACCGGTCGTGGACGACAACGCCGACATGGTCATCGGGAGTCGGTACCTCGCCGACGACCCCGACGACGAGACGCCCGCCTACCGGCGGGTGGGACAGGTCCTGCTCGACTACTGCACCTCGCGCGTGACCGGCGGCGAGGACCTGACCGACACCCAGAGCGGCTATCGAGCCTTCTCCCCCGAGGCGCTCGAAACCCTCTCGCTGACGACCGATGGCATGGGCGTCGAGAGCGAGATGATAGACTCCGCGACCAGCGAGGACCTGACCATCGCCGAGCGCGCCATCGACGCGCGCTACGACGATTTGGAAGGCCAGACCCACAACCCGGTCAAACACGGGCTCGCCGTGCTGGCGTTTCTGGCGCGACTCGCGAAGCGACGACGACCGACTTCCCCCCGAGACAACAGCTAA
- a CDS encoding glycosyltransferase, which produces MKVLNLVSNEDARFFEQQEKVLERRGIDCTTMKPPGDHVAREDMTERTVGDYLKFVPQVVSEAQNGYDLVHANYGLTAPMALAQLRLPVVLSLWGTDLMGEYGWLSKRCARHCDATIVMSDEMARELGQPCHVIPHGIDMDRFAPESEEEAREEVGWNPDARHVLFPYPPSQDVKDHPRARRIVERASERVDADVELQVVYGVAHEEVPTYMNAADALVLTSKREGSPNSVKEAMSCNLPVVSADVGDVRDRLDGVSPSAVSDDDDELVAALADVLADPRPSDGREAIRDVSLNRMAERIEGVYESVRS; this is translated from the coding sequence GTGAAGGTCCTCAACCTCGTCTCGAACGAGGACGCGCGGTTCTTCGAGCAACAGGAGAAGGTATTGGAGCGGCGCGGCATCGACTGCACGACGATGAAACCGCCGGGCGACCACGTGGCCCGCGAGGACATGACCGAACGGACGGTCGGCGACTACCTCAAGTTCGTGCCGCAGGTGGTCAGCGAGGCGCAAAACGGCTACGACCTCGTTCACGCGAACTACGGGCTGACCGCGCCGATGGCGCTGGCCCAACTGCGGCTTCCGGTGGTCCTCTCGCTGTGGGGCACCGACCTGATGGGCGAGTACGGGTGGCTCTCGAAGCGGTGTGCGCGCCACTGCGACGCGACCATCGTCATGTCCGACGAGATGGCCCGCGAACTCGGCCAGCCCTGCCACGTCATCCCTCACGGCATCGACATGGACCGGTTCGCGCCGGAATCGGAGGAGGAGGCCCGCGAGGAGGTCGGGTGGAACCCCGACGCGCGCCACGTCCTGTTCCCGTACCCGCCCTCCCAAGACGTGAAAGACCACCCTCGCGCGCGGCGCATAGTCGAACGTGCGAGCGAGCGCGTGGACGCCGACGTGGAGTTGCAAGTCGTCTACGGCGTGGCTCACGAGGAGGTCCCGACGTACATGAACGCCGCCGACGCGCTCGTGTTGACCTCGAAGCGGGAGGGGTCGCCCAACTCGGTGAAGGAGGCGATGAGCTGTAACCTCCCGGTCGTCTCGGCCGACGTGGGCGACGTACGCGACAGACTCGACGGCGTGTCGCCGTCCGCCGTCTCGGACGACGACGACGAACTGGTCGCGGCGCTGGCCGACGTGTTGGCCGACCCCCGGCCCTCCGACGGTCGGGAGGCGATTCGGGACGTTAGTTTGAACCGGATGGCCGAGCGCATCGAGGGCGTCTACGAGTCGGTCCGGTCGTAA